A window of the Verminephrobacter eiseniae EF01-2 genome harbors these coding sequences:
- a CDS encoding dipeptide ABC transporter ATP-binding protein encodes MTAPADHLDHARHGLLEISGLSIAARGRAIVREVSFSVGAGEFVGLVGESGSGKTQVARAIMGLTPLPLVRTAGSIVFAGQDLAPASRAHLRSLRGAHIGMVFQEPMSSLNPSATIGAQLEEGLALHRPQWSKAMRRERVLEMLAQVGIPQAALAAWPHEFSGGMRQRMMLASVMLLEPALLIADEPTTALDAVVQRDVLELMVKLTRERNTAVLLISHDLPMVARYTERLIVMQQGAVIEAGNTAALLAAPTQDYTRKLLAAIPRRQPARPLPQVKVQAPALIEVRRLAVDYACHPRLFASTAARRVLHGIDLTVQPQEIVAVVGGSGSGKSTLGRAIAGLIAPSAGEILFKGQATRRGAPGWRDYRLNCQVVFQDPYSSLDPRMTIAELVGEGLRQLGGMSNADKRERVAQMLQEVGLDSQYGERHAHELSGGQRQRVAIARALVRHPSFVIADEPVSSLDVTVRAQVLELFAQLQQRHGFSCLFISHDLGVVEQIADRVLVMQDGRIIEQGSRDAIFDQPQQAYTRALLSAIPVLLPTPGGGMQLKWRFDETRPCHLRPSAQSADESILQSADDADSHGVGNRLN; translated from the coding sequence TTCCGTTGGCGCCGGTGAATTCGTCGGTCTGGTCGGCGAATCCGGCAGCGGCAAGACGCAGGTGGCGCGTGCCATCATGGGACTGACGCCTTTGCCGCTGGTGCGCACGGCCGGCAGCATCGTGTTTGCAGGCCAGGACCTCGCGCCGGCCAGCCGGGCGCATCTGCGCTCGCTGCGCGGTGCGCATATCGGCATGGTGTTTCAGGAGCCAATGAGTTCACTCAACCCTTCTGCGACCATCGGCGCCCAACTCGAGGAAGGTCTGGCCCTGCATCGCCCGCAATGGAGCAAGGCCATGCGCCGCGAACGGGTGCTGGAGATGCTGGCCCAGGTCGGCATCCCCCAGGCGGCGCTGGCGGCATGGCCGCACGAGTTTTCCGGCGGCATGCGCCAGCGCATGATGCTGGCTTCGGTGATGCTGCTGGAGCCGGCCCTGCTGATTGCCGACGAGCCGACCACGGCGCTGGACGCGGTCGTGCAGCGCGATGTGCTGGAACTGATGGTCAAGCTCACCCGCGAGCGCAATACCGCCGTGCTGCTCATCAGCCATGACTTGCCGATGGTGGCGCGCTACACCGAACGCCTCATCGTGATGCAACAGGGCGCCGTGATCGAAGCGGGCAATACCGCCGCGCTGCTGGCGGCGCCGACGCAGGACTACACGCGCAAGCTGCTGGCGGCAATTCCGCGCCGTCAGCCGGCACGCCCGCTGCCGCAAGTGAAAGTGCAAGCGCCGGCGCTGATCGAAGTGCGTCGTCTGGCGGTCGATTACGCCTGTCATCCGCGCCTGTTTGCAAGCACTGCCGCCAGGCGCGTTCTGCATGGCATCGACCTGACGGTGCAGCCGCAAGAAATCGTCGCCGTCGTCGGCGGCTCCGGTTCCGGCAAGAGCACGCTGGGGCGCGCCATCGCCGGGCTGATCGCACCGAGCGCGGGCGAGATTCTGTTCAAGGGCCAAGCCACCCGGCGCGGCGCGCCCGGCTGGCGCGATTACCGGCTCAATTGCCAGGTCGTGTTTCAGGACCCCTACTCCTCGCTCGACCCGCGCATGACGATTGCCGAACTGGTCGGCGAGGGCCTGCGCCAACTCGGCGGCATGTCGAACGCCGACAAGCGCGAGCGCGTTGCGCAGATGCTGCAAGAGGTGGGCCTGGACAGCCAATACGGCGAGCGCCACGCCCACGAATTGTCCGGCGGCCAGCGCCAGCGTGTGGCGATTGCGCGCGCGCTGGTGCGCCATCCGTCGTTCGTGATTGCCGACGAACCGGTGTCGTCGCTGGATGTGACGGTGCGCGCACAAGTGCTGGAACTATTCGCCCAATTGCAGCAGCGCCACGGTTTTTCATGCCTGTTCATCAGCCACGATCTGGGCGTGGTCGAGCAGATTGCCGACCGCGTGCTGGTGATGCAAGACGGCCGCATCATCGAGCAGGGTAGCCGCGATGCCATCTTCGATCAGCCGCAGCAAGCCTACACACGCGCCTTGCTATCGGCCATTCCGGTGCTGCTCCCGACGCCCGGCGGCGGCATGCAACTCAAGTGGCGCTTTGACGAAACCAGGCCATGCCATCTGCGTCCCTCTGCGCAATCTGCGGATGAATCGATTCTCCAATCCGCGGATGACGCAGATTCACACGGAGTGGGAAACAGGCTGAACTGA
- a CDS encoding ABC transporter substrate-binding protein, translating to MPPSTSLPRLTAPAVFLLLAAMSAMGAMGATSTHAPAHIVVAQPADIRSTNPGVNRDNTTDGVLLNMLEGLVGYHENGSVGPLLAKAIDVSADGLTYTFTLRTGVKFHNGEHMTSADVLWSWNRYMNPKTDWRCLNDFDGHAGTRVVSASAPDAQTFVLQIDKPSAIFLDNLARTDCAMAAVISKKSVRQDGSWDKPIGTGPYKLDEWKRGEYVAMSAFADYQSPPGNEPDGYLGLKKPQIAQVKFLVVPDLSAAKAGLQSGAIDAGQITSSDVKELRAHRHLRVIVPGEASKNTLLMQTHDPVLKDERIRLAIALSLDMRQIVEAASEGLAQVNNSAIHGKSLFYSAQQKKGYPYDPAKARLLLQQAGYRGQPIVIQANKRAHVPSYTVAVLSQAMMQAAGINAQIEVLEWATQLDRYNSGNYQMSSFTYSSRLDPALSYEQFSGSKAVQPRKVWDDPDAQRLIVQSFVEADSKKRQALFDQLHAMMMRQTPLIVLYNTSGAWAIRKRVNGYTVWEGKPLMWTASVKD from the coding sequence ATGCCACCTTCAACCTCTCTGCCACGTCTGACAGCGCCAGCGGTTTTCCTGCTGCTGGCTGCAATGAGCGCAATGGGGGCAATGGGGGCAACATCGACCCACGCACCGGCGCACATCGTGGTGGCGCAACCGGCGGATATCCGCTCCACCAATCCCGGTGTCAATCGGGACAATACCACTGACGGCGTGCTGCTCAACATGCTCGAAGGTCTGGTCGGCTACCATGAAAATGGCTCGGTCGGACCCTTGCTGGCCAAGGCCATCGATGTCAGCGCCGATGGCCTGACCTACACCTTCACGCTGCGCACCGGCGTGAAGTTCCACAACGGCGAGCACATGACCTCTGCCGACGTGCTGTGGAGCTGGAATCGCTACATGAATCCCAAAACCGACTGGCGCTGCCTGAACGATTTCGACGGGCATGCGGGCACCAGGGTGGTGTCGGCGAGCGCGCCCGATGCGCAAACCTTCGTGCTGCAAATCGACAAGCCCTCGGCGATTTTTCTGGACAATCTGGCGCGCACCGACTGCGCCATGGCCGCCGTGATCAGCAAAAAATCGGTGCGGCAAGATGGCAGTTGGGACAAGCCCATCGGCACCGGCCCCTACAAGCTCGATGAATGGAAGCGCGGCGAATATGTCGCCATGAGCGCCTTCGCGGATTACCAGTCGCCGCCGGGCAACGAGCCGGACGGCTATCTCGGCCTGAAGAAGCCGCAGATTGCGCAGGTCAAGTTTCTGGTCGTGCCAGACCTGTCTGCCGCCAAGGCCGGCCTGCAATCGGGCGCCATCGATGCCGGCCAGATCACTTCGTCCGATGTCAAGGAGTTGAGGGCGCATCGCCATCTGCGCGTGATCGTGCCCGGCGAAGCCAGCAAGAACACCTTGCTGATGCAAACCCATGATCCGGTGCTCAAGGATGAACGCATCCGTTTGGCCATCGCGCTATCGCTGGACATGCGGCAGATCGTCGAAGCGGCGTCCGAAGGCCTGGCCCAGGTCAACAACTCGGCCATCCACGGCAAGTCGCTGTTTTACAGCGCGCAGCAAAAAAAGGGCTACCCCTACGACCCGGCCAAGGCCAGACTGCTGCTGCAACAGGCCGGCTATCGCGGCCAGCCCATTGTGATTCAGGCCAACAAGCGCGCGCATGTGCCGAGCTACACCGTTGCCGTGCTAAGCCAGGCGATGATGCAGGCGGCGGGCATCAATGCGCAGATCGAAGTGCTGGAGTGGGCCACGCAACTCGATCGCTACAACAGCGGCAACTACCAGATGAGTTCCTTCACCTATTCCTCGCGCCTCGACCCGGCGTTGAGTTATGAGCAGTTCTCCGGCAGCAAGGCCGTGCAGCCGCGCAAGGTCTGGGACGATCCCGATGCGCAAAGGCTGATCGTGCAGAGCTTCGTCGAAGCCGACAGCAAAAAACGCCAGGCGCTGTTCGACCAATTGCACGCCATGATGATGCGCCAGACGCCGCTGATCGTGCTGTACAACACGTCAGGCGCCTGGGCCATACGCAAGCGTGTGAACGGCTACACCGTCTGGGAAGGCAAGCCCCTGATGTGGACCGCCAGCGTGAAAGACTGA
- a CDS encoding ABC transporter permease, whose translation MSANLSIPQLLPMPAPLWRRKLRRLLGHRGLMLGGAILALIVLAAIFAPLLATHDPFDQNVAQRLIPPIWHAQGSWEHVLGTDKLGRDYLSRLIYGARVSLIIGAAAALISGLIGTTLGVLAGYFGGRVDALISYLITTRLSMPVVLVAMAMASLVGGSIEVVITLLGLLLWDRFAVVTRAATQQLRDAEFIAAAKAIGASTPYILVREVLPNIMGALMVVITLEMAHAILLEATLSFLGLGVQPPTPSWGLMVAEGKSYMFFKPWIIVIPGLALAMLVLAINLVGDGLRDIDAPDGRH comes from the coding sequence ATGTCCGCCAACCTGAGCATTCCGCAACTCCTGCCCATGCCGGCACCGCTGTGGCGCCGCAAGCTCCGCCGCCTGCTCGGCCATCGCGGTCTGATGCTGGGTGGCGCCATCCTCGCGCTCATCGTGCTGGCGGCGATTTTTGCGCCGCTGCTGGCCACGCATGATCCCTTCGATCAAAACGTCGCGCAGCGCCTGATTCCGCCCATCTGGCATGCGCAAGGCAGTTGGGAGCATGTGCTCGGCACCGACAAGCTGGGGCGCGATTATCTGAGCCGCCTGATCTACGGCGCGCGCGTGTCGCTGATCATCGGCGCTGCCGCAGCGCTGATCTCCGGCCTGATCGGCACCACGCTCGGCGTGCTGGCCGGCTACTTCGGCGGCCGTGTCGATGCGCTGATCAGCTACCTCATCACGACACGGCTGTCGATGCCGGTGGTGCTGGTGGCAATGGCGATGGCCTCGCTGGTGGGCGGCTCGATCGAGGTGGTGATCACCCTGCTCGGCCTGCTGCTGTGGGACCGCTTCGCCGTCGTCACGCGCGCGGCCACGCAACAACTGCGCGATGCCGAATTCATCGCCGCCGCCAAAGCCATCGGCGCCTCCACACCCTACATCCTGGTGCGCGAAGTCCTGCCCAACATCATGGGCGCGTTGATGGTGGTGATCACGCTGGAAATGGCGCACGCGATTTTGCTGGAAGCCACCTTGTCCTTCCTGGGCCTCGGCGTGCAGCCGCCCACGCCGTCATGGGGGCTGATGGTCGCGGAGGGCAAGTCCTACATGTTCTTCAAGCCCTGGATCATCGTCATCCCCGGCCTGGCATTGGCCATGCTGGTGCTGGCCATCAACCTGGTCGGCGATGGTCTGCGCGACATCGACGCCCCTGATGGCCGTCACTGA
- a CDS encoding M20 family metallopeptidase, with protein sequence MSRAQAIAQASAYFDQGHFMAALQKRVAMRTESQEAASRPILYRYLHQEIAPELERMGFTFDIIDNPLPGGAPFLLAERLEAGAAFTLLTYGHGDVVRGYDQQWREGLNPWEIVVEGERWYGRGSADNKGQHTINFAALAQVMQLRGGKLGYNVKVILEMGEETGSPGLKQIVAQHAQRLQSDVFIASDGPRIDASTPTMFLGSRGGCNFDLRVNARAGGHHSGNWGGLLRNPGVRLANAIACLIDGKGRILVPSLLPASLPASVRNALRDVKVGGGPDDPPVDAHWGEPGMTPAERVFGWNTLEVLAFKTGNPEAPVNAIPGHAWAHCQIRFVVGSDEQNFIANLRAHLDAHAYADVEVTLSGVQFSATRLNPDDEWVRWGLASMQKTSAKTPTLLPNLGGSLPNDVFSEVLGLPTLWLPHSYPACSQHAPNEHILASVSREALQIMAGLFWDLAEQGAQVLARRSASHESSHRS encoded by the coding sequence ATGAGCAGAGCACAAGCCATCGCGCAGGCCAGCGCCTATTTCGACCAAGGGCATTTCATGGCAGCGCTGCAAAAGCGGGTCGCCATGCGCACCGAAAGCCAGGAAGCCGCCAGCCGGCCCATCCTGTACCGCTATCTGCATCAGGAAATCGCGCCCGAACTGGAGCGCATGGGCTTCACCTTCGACATCATCGACAACCCCCTGCCAGGCGGGGCGCCGTTTCTGCTCGCCGAACGCCTGGAAGCCGGCGCCGCCTTCACCTTGCTCACCTATGGCCATGGCGATGTCGTGCGCGGCTATGACCAGCAATGGCGGGAAGGGTTGAACCCGTGGGAAATCGTCGTCGAAGGCGAGCGCTGGTATGGCCGCGGCAGCGCCGACAACAAGGGGCAGCACACCATCAACTTCGCGGCGCTGGCGCAAGTCATGCAACTGCGCGGCGGCAAGCTCGGCTACAACGTCAAGGTGATTCTGGAGATGGGCGAAGAAACCGGCTCCCCCGGCCTCAAACAAATCGTCGCGCAGCATGCGCAAAGATTGCAGTCCGATGTGTTCATTGCCTCGGACGGCCCGCGCATCGATGCGTCGACGCCCACCATGTTCCTCGGCTCGCGCGGCGGCTGCAATTTCGATTTGCGCGTCAACGCGCGCGCTGGCGGCCACCACTCCGGCAACTGGGGCGGCCTGCTGCGCAATCCGGGCGTGCGCCTGGCCAATGCCATCGCCTGCCTGATCGATGGCAAGGGGCGCATCCTGGTGCCGAGCCTGCTGCCGGCATCCTTGCCGGCCAGCGTGCGCAATGCGCTGCGCGATGTCAAGGTCGGCGGCGGCCCCGATGACCCGCCCGTCGATGCCCACTGGGGCGAGCCGGGCATGACGCCCGCCGAGCGCGTATTCGGCTGGAACACGCTGGAAGTGCTGGCCTTCAAGACCGGCAACCCGGAAGCGCCGGTCAACGCCATTCCTGGCCACGCCTGGGCGCATTGCCAGATTCGCTTCGTGGTCGGCAGCGACGAGCAAAACTTCATCGCCAACCTGCGCGCACACCTCGATGCGCATGCCTATGCCGACGTGGAGGTGACGCTCTCGGGCGTCCAGTTTTCCGCCACGCGCTTGAACCCCGATGACGAGTGGGTGCGCTGGGGACTGGCGTCGATGCAAAAAACCAGCGCCAAGACGCCCACCTTGCTGCCGAACCTGGGCGGCTCGCTGCCCAATGACGTGTTCTCCGAGGTGCTCGGCCTGCCCACGCTGTGGCTGCCGCACTCCTACCCGGCCTGCTCACAGCATGCGCCGAACGAGCATATACTGGCCAGCGTCTCGCGTGAAGCGCTGCAAATCATGGCTGGCCTGTTCTGGGATTTGGCGGAGCAGGGAGCGCAAGTGCTGGCGCGCAGAAGCGCATCGCATGAATCGTCGCATCGATCATGA
- a CDS encoding M20 aminoacylase family protein — protein sequence MRAAFCQISDLDDIKSELIGIRRHLHQHPELSYQEADTSALVAARLEGWGYAVTRHIGGNGVVATLRAGSSTRSIGLRADMDALPIHEMTGLAYASRHQGKMHACGHDGHTAMLLGAALQLSRTRQFDGIVNLIFQPAEEAGFNSGAVQMLQDGLFERFPCDAIFGMHNHPGVATGVFMFRSGPFMAACDTVKIDIIGKGSHAARPQLSIDPLVTASSLVMALQTLVSRNIDPMDAAVVTVGALHAGHAANVIPEHATMELSVRSFKPEVRALLEKRIRALVQSHAAGYGAKAEIEYLCGYPVLVNADAETEFARQVALELVGAEKIIAPFDPIAGSEDFAYFLQQRPGCFLRIGNGAGKPMLHNARYDFNDDNVSLGAAYWTRLVERYLQVP from the coding sequence ATGCGCGCAGCGTTTTGCCAGATATCCGATCTGGACGACATCAAAAGCGAGCTGATCGGCATTCGCCGCCACCTCCACCAGCATCCCGAATTGTCCTATCAGGAAGCCGACACCTCGGCGCTGGTCGCAGCGCGCCTGGAAGGCTGGGGCTATGCCGTCACGCGCCACATCGGCGGCAATGGCGTCGTCGCCACCCTGCGCGCTGGCAGCAGCACGCGCAGCATAGGCCTGCGCGCCGATATGGATGCGCTGCCGATTCACGAGATGACCGGCCTGGCCTACGCCAGCCGGCATCAGGGCAAGATGCACGCCTGCGGCCACGATGGCCACACGGCGATGCTGCTCGGCGCCGCGCTGCAACTGTCGCGCACACGCCAGTTCGATGGCATCGTCAACCTGATCTTCCAGCCCGCCGAAGAAGCCGGTTTCAACAGCGGCGCCGTGCAGATGTTGCAGGATGGCTTGTTCGAGCGCTTCCCCTGCGATGCGATTTTCGGCATGCACAACCACCCCGGCGTTGCCACCGGCGTCTTCATGTTCCGCTCCGGCCCGTTCATGGCGGCTTGCGATACGGTCAAGATCGACATCATCGGCAAGGGCAGCCACGCCGCACGTCCACAACTATCGATCGATCCGCTGGTGACCGCCAGCAGCCTGGTCATGGCGCTGCAAACGCTGGTCTCGCGCAATATCGACCCCATGGATGCGGCGGTGGTGACGGTCGGCGCGCTGCATGCCGGCCATGCGGCCAACGTGATTCCCGAACATGCCACGATGGAATTGAGCGTGCGCTCGTTCAAGCCGGAAGTGCGCGCCTTGCTGGAAAAACGCATCCGCGCCCTGGTGCAGTCGCATGCAGCAGGCTATGGCGCCAAGGCCGAAATCGAGTACCTGTGCGGCTACCCGGTGCTGGTCAATGCCGATGCCGAAACCGAATTTGCCAGGCAGGTTGCGCTGGAGCTGGTCGGGGCAGAAAAAATCATCGCCCCGTTTGATCCGATTGCCGGCAGCGAAGATTTTGCCTACTTCCTGCAACAGCGCCCCGGATGTTTCTTGCGTATTGGCAATGGCGCGGGCAAGCCCATGCTGCACAATGCGCGCTACGACTTCAACGATGACAATGTGAGCCTCGGCGCGGCTTACTGGACGCGGCTGGTGGAGCGCTATTTGCAGGTGCCGTGA
- a CDS encoding ATP-binding cassette domain-containing protein, whose product MNAAPIALELCALSKVYTLERGMFKPAAEIRAVNAVSLRLHRGQTLGLVGESGCGKSTLARMLLGLLEPSAGHVLVNGQQVGPARRKENARCIQPIFQDPYSSLNPRKTVADIVGLPLKLHRIGNSAQQTRSVRRMLDLVGMPQRTDSHYPNQLSGGQRQRVAIARALILQPEILVCDEPTSSLDVSVQAQILNLLLDLKAEFGLAYLFISHDLGVVEHLADQVAVMHKGSIVELESRERIFCNAQHPYTRMLLASALTPEPGLGIPELAASE is encoded by the coding sequence ATGAACGCCGCCCCCATCGCACTGGAGCTGTGCGCACTGAGCAAGGTCTACACGCTCGAGCGCGGCATGTTCAAGCCTGCGGCTGAAATCAGGGCCGTCAATGCGGTGTCGCTGCGCTTGCACCGCGGCCAGACGCTGGGGCTGGTGGGCGAATCCGGCTGCGGCAAGAGCACCCTGGCCAGGATGCTGCTGGGCTTGCTGGAACCGAGCGCCGGCCATGTGCTGGTCAACGGCCAGCAAGTCGGCCCGGCGCGGCGCAAGGAGAATGCGCGCTGCATCCAGCCCATCTTTCAGGATCCGTATTCCTCGCTCAACCCGCGCAAGACCGTCGCCGACATCGTTGGCCTGCCGCTCAAACTGCACCGCATCGGCAACTCCGCGCAGCAAACCAGGTCGGTGCGCAGGATGCTCGATCTGGTCGGCATGCCGCAGCGCACCGACAGCCACTACCCGAACCAGCTTTCCGGCGGCCAGCGCCAGCGCGTGGCGATTGCGCGCGCACTGATCTTGCAGCCGGAGATTCTGGTGTGCGACGAGCCGACCTCATCGCTGGACGTTTCGGTGCAGGCGCAAATCCTGAATCTGCTGCTGGACCTGAAAGCCGAATTCGGCCTGGCCTACCTTTTCATCAGCCACGATCTCGGCGTGGTCGAGCATCTGGCCGATCAGGTCGCCGTCATGCACAAGGGCAGCATCGTCGAGCTGGAAAGCCGCGAAAGGATTTTCTGCAACGCCCAACACCCCTACACCCGCATGTTGCTGGCCTCGGCGCTCACGCCTGAACCGGGGTTGGGGATTCCAGAGCTTGCCGCCAGCGAGTGA
- a CDS encoding C45 family autoproteolytic acyltransferase/hydolase, translating into MTTTIAQFPFISISGTAHERGVQYGQQAADRIRGSIALYGQTLARLGHGAQAQARLIDFFARQIGDYAPHYIDEMRGIAKGANVDFADIVMINARTEVLAKARAAVTQEPVDGCTGALILPERSASGNLLHGQNWDWRAECTDTAIVLRVRNDHGPDFLSFVEAGGLARSGFNSAGVSITANYLESSRDFTQLGVPLSLIRRKVLEQEVFSLAMKVVATTPKSCSNNIMLGMAEGFGIDFECTTNEFFPLYPGADALIVHANHWVSPVALGKLVDIGIANSPDSHYRDWRVRKLLNAAGPKLSRQHLKDAFFDDFGQPWSVCRPPRPGSHDNLSATVATVIMEPAMREMDITPLPALNKVFTRYSLDRAPELLMAA; encoded by the coding sequence ATGACGACGACCATCGCACAGTTTCCTTTCATCTCCATCTCCGGCACCGCGCATGAACGCGGTGTGCAATATGGCCAGCAAGCCGCCGACCGCATCCGTGGCAGCATCGCCTTGTACGGCCAGACACTGGCCAGGCTCGGCCATGGGGCGCAGGCGCAGGCGCGCCTGATCGATTTTTTTGCCCGGCAGATTGGCGACTACGCGCCGCATTACATCGATGAAATGCGCGGCATCGCCAAAGGTGCCAACGTCGACTTTGCCGACATCGTGATGATCAATGCGCGCACCGAAGTGCTGGCCAAGGCGCGCGCCGCTGTGACGCAAGAACCGGTCGATGGCTGCACCGGCGCGCTGATCCTGCCCGAACGCTCGGCCAGCGGCAACCTGCTGCACGGCCAGAACTGGGACTGGCGCGCCGAGTGCACCGACACCGCCATCGTGCTGCGCGTGCGCAACGATCACGGCCCCGATTTTCTGAGCTTCGTCGAAGCAGGCGGGCTGGCGCGCAGCGGCTTCAACAGCGCCGGCGTGTCCATCACCGCCAACTATCTGGAATCGAGCCGCGACTTCACGCAACTCGGCGTGCCGCTATCGCTGATTCGCCGCAAGGTATTGGAGCAGGAGGTTTTTTCACTGGCGATGAAAGTCGTCGCCACCACGCCAAAATCCTGTTCCAACAACATCATGCTGGGCATGGCGGAAGGCTTTGGCATCGATTTCGAGTGCACCACCAATGAGTTTTTCCCCCTCTATCCGGGCGCGGATGCGCTGATCGTGCATGCCAACCACTGGGTGTCGCCCGTTGCGCTGGGCAAACTGGTGGACATCGGCATTGCCAATTCACCGGACAGCCATTACCGCGACTGGCGTGTGCGCAAGCTGCTCAACGCCGCCGGCCCCAAGCTCAGCCGTCAACACCTGAAGGATGCCTTCTTCGACGACTTCGGCCAGCCCTGGTCGGTCTGCCGTCCGCCGCGCCCGGGCAGCCACGACAATTTGTCGGCCACGGTAGCCACGGTGATCATGGAGCCTGCGATGCGCGAAATGGACATCACGCCGCTGCCGGCCTTGAACAAGGTGTTTACGCGCTACAGCCTCGATCGCGCGCCGGAGTTGCTGATGGCGGCTTGA
- a CDS encoding ABC transporter ATP-binding protein — protein sequence MSVLLDVKNLRVDLPTENGMLHAVRGIDFQVRRGEMLCLVGESGCGKSMTSLALMGLLPRQAVCTAERMRFDGIDLPGLPEKQWNKLRGRRMAMIFQEPMTSLNPAYTLGNQLCEAMLELPGVTRAEARERAIYLLHRTGMDHAEDRLRQYPHQLSGGLRQRVMIAMALMCGPDLIIADEPTTALDVTIQAQILRMMRDLQREFGSAVIFITHDLGVVARIADRVIVMYAGQVVESADVAPLFAAPRHPYTRGLLNCLPVRGKTPPGSRLQAIAGVVPNLVGALGGCTFRNRCPLAHDACGQEPAMIDTSPARPHQVRCHKAVPSEVRA from the coding sequence ATGAGCGTATTACTCGATGTGAAAAACCTGCGCGTCGATCTGCCGACCGAAAACGGCATGCTGCATGCGGTGCGCGGCATCGACTTCCAGGTCCGGCGCGGCGAGATGCTGTGCCTGGTGGGCGAGTCCGGCTGCGGCAAATCGATGACCTCGCTGGCGCTGATGGGCTTGCTGCCGCGCCAGGCCGTCTGCACCGCCGAGCGCATGCGTTTCGACGGCATCGACTTGCCGGGCCTGCCGGAAAAACAGTGGAACAAGCTGCGCGGCCGGCGCATGGCGATGATCTTTCAGGAACCGATGACCTCGCTCAACCCCGCCTACACGCTCGGCAACCAGTTGTGCGAGGCGATGCTGGAACTGCCCGGCGTCACCCGCGCCGAAGCCCGCGAGCGCGCCATCTACCTGCTGCATCGCACCGGCATGGACCATGCCGAAGACCGCTTGCGCCAATACCCGCACCAACTCTCCGGCGGCTTGCGCCAGCGCGTGATGATCGCCATGGCGCTGATGTGCGGCCCCGACCTGATCATCGCCGACGAACCGACCACGGCGCTGGATGTCACCATACAGGCGCAAATCCTGCGCATGATGCGCGACTTGCAACGCGAGTTCGGCAGCGCCGTCATATTCATCACGCACGACCTGGGCGTGGTGGCGCGCATCGCCGATCGTGTCATCGTGATGTATGCCGGGCAGGTGGTGGAAAGCGCCGACGTTGCGCCACTGTTCGCCGCGCCCCGGCACCCCTATACGCGCGGCCTGCTCAACTGCCTCCCGGTGCGCGGCAAGACGCCGCCGGGAAGCCGGCTGCAAGCCATTGCCGGCGTGGTGCCGAACCTGGTTGGCGCGCTCGGCGGCTGCACCTTCCGCAACCGCTGCCCACTGGCACACGACGCCTGCGGGCAGGAGCCTGCCATGATCGACACCTCCCCCGCCAGGCCGCACCAGGTGCGCTGCCACAAGGCCGTGCCGAGCGAGGTGCGCGCATGA
- a CDS encoding ABC transporter permease, translating to MLIHILHRLAIALCVAVTVSIVSFLLLHLSGDLATAIAGSEASAAQVEAIRVQLGLDRPMLSQYLDWLGRAVQLDFGRSFYFQADVMQLIAERLPITMKLGSIALLLATVVAIPLGVLAAIYRDTWLDRIALALAVVGQAMPSFWFGLGLILIFSVTLHWLPVAGNERWENFVLPAIALAYYAMPAMMRLTRAGMLEVLGSDYIRTARAKGLAKNKVIFKHALRNAVIPVVALAAVELGFMLGGSVVIESVYSMQGLGQLAWDAISRNDYPVVQAVVLIIAMFYIGLTFLADVINALLDPRIRIR from the coding sequence ATGCTGATCCATATCCTGCATCGTCTGGCGATTGCCTTGTGCGTTGCCGTGACGGTTTCCATCGTCAGCTTTTTGCTGCTGCACCTGTCGGGCGATCTGGCCACGGCGATTGCCGGGTCGGAGGCCAGCGCTGCCCAGGTGGAGGCGATTCGCGTGCAGCTTGGCCTGGACCGTCCCATGCTGTCGCAATACCTCGACTGGCTTGGCCGGGCCGTGCAGCTCGATTTCGGCAGATCCTTTTACTTCCAGGCCGATGTCATGCAATTGATTGCCGAGCGGCTGCCCATTACCATGAAGCTCGGCAGTATCGCCTTGCTGCTGGCGACGGTGGTGGCGATTCCGCTGGGCGTGCTGGCGGCAATTTACCGCGATACCTGGCTGGACCGCATTGCCCTGGCGCTTGCCGTGGTGGGGCAGGCCATGCCGAGTTTCTGGTTTGGGCTTGGCCTGATTCTGATTTTTTCCGTCACCTTGCACTGGCTGCCGGTGGCCGGCAATGAGCGCTGGGAAAATTTCGTCCTGCCGGCCATCGCGCTGGCTTATTACGCCATGCCCGCCATGATGCGCTTGACGCGCGCCGGCATGCTCGAAGTGCTCGGCTCCGATTACATCCGCACCGCCCGCGCCAAGGGCCTCGCAAAAAACAAAGTCATCTTCAAGCATGCGCTGCGCAATGCGGTGATTCCCGTGGTGGCTTTGGCGGCGGTGGAACTGGGCTTCATGCTCGGCGGCTCGGTCGTGATCGAATCGGTCTACTCCATGCAAGGGCTGGGGCAACTGGCCTGGGACGCCATCTCGCGCAACGATTATCCGGTGGTGCAGGCCGTGGTGCTGATCATTGCGATGTTTTATATCGGCCTGACTTTCCTGGCCGATGTCATCAACGCGCTGCTCGACCCGCGCATTCGCATCCGTTAA